Proteins encoded within one genomic window of Empedobacter falsenii:
- a CDS encoding RNA polymerase sigma factor, translating into MTLENIILEAKKGKRNAQNAVIEVLWNKVYHYVFSKIRNEEEAEDIAIETFTKVFTKLKLYNEDFDFTTWVISIAHNTMIDHIRKSPKLNISLDDETKFLEILEDHPSPEEHLILKQDNDTLIKAIAKLREPYQKIIELRYIEDKTYKEIAEELNLTLPNVKVRLLRAKQLLTEVMQDNI; encoded by the coding sequence ATGACATTAGAAAACATAATTTTAGAAGCTAAAAAAGGGAAACGAAATGCTCAGAACGCAGTGATAGAGGTTTTGTGGAACAAAGTTTATCATTATGTTTTTTCTAAAATCAGAAACGAAGAAGAAGCCGAAGACATCGCTATCGAAACGTTTACAAAGGTTTTTACAAAATTAAAATTATATAACGAAGATTTTGACTTTACAACTTGGGTGATTTCTATCGCACATAATACGATGATTGATCATATCAGAAAATCTCCAAAACTGAATATTTCTCTTGATGATGAAACAAAATTTTTAGAAATTTTAGAAGATCATCCCTCACCAGAAGAGCATTTGATTTTAAAACAAGATAATGACACGCTAATAAAGGCTATTGCAAAATTGAGAGAACCTTATCAAAAAATTATCGAACTGCGTTATATCGAAGATAAAACATATAAAGAGATTGCTGAAGAACTCAATTTAACCTTGCCAAATGTTAAAGTTCGACTTTTAAGAGCCAAACAATTGTTAACAGAGGTGATGCAAGATAATATTTAG
- a CDS encoding C40 family peptidase: MKKHIYLTTIIIASLFLTSCGSSKVTSYKKTGSKKVYTSTKKTESTEVFRSKNADDSAPRDVNRILKTAKSYLGTPYKYGGITKTGFDCSGLVYISFKEMNLELPRRSSDQAEYGKEITIENVKIGDLIFFNTSGNSISHVGIVESINHDGSISFVHSSTSKGVIISSLDENYWKTRFVKAVRLL; this comes from the coding sequence ATGAAGAAGCACATATACCTTACAACAATTATTATCGCAAGTTTATTTTTGACGTCTTGTGGAAGTAGCAAAGTAACTTCGTATAAAAAAACTGGTTCTAAAAAAGTGTATACTTCGACCAAAAAAACAGAATCTACAGAGGTTTTTCGTTCTAAAAATGCTGATGATAGTGCGCCTCGTGATGTAAATAGAATTCTAAAAACGGCAAAATCTTACTTAGGAACACCTTATAAATATGGCGGAATTACGAAAACAGGCTTCGATTGTTCGGGATTGGTATATATAAGTTTCAAGGAAATGAATTTAGAATTGCCTCGTCGTTCGAGTGATCAGGCAGAATATGGAAAAGAAATTACGATTGAAAATGTAAAGATTGGAGATTTGATATTTTTTAATACTTCGGGGAATTCAATTTCTCATGTAGGTATTGTAGAAAGTATTAATCATGATGGTTCAATCAGTTTTGTGCATTCATCTACTTCAAAAGGTGTTATCATTTCTTCCCTTGACGAAAATTATTGGAAAACTAGATTTGTAAAAGCGGTTAGACTTTTATAA
- the mtgA gene encoding monofunctional biosynthetic peptidoglycan transglycosylase has protein sequence MFKFIRKVILYLFVAHLVYIVVLKWINPPFTITQVQQGFEQGKFKRDYISYDEMGRNIKLAVIGSEDQKFPVHNGFDMDGIQEAIEKNKEGKKLRGGSTISQQVAKNVFLWQGRSWLRKGLEVYFTFMIEKIWGKQRILEMYLNTSEMGIGVFGVEAASEYYFNKPAKDLTKNEAARIAAALPLPRKYNVNPPSSFISRRASHIERQMRNIQGSADLEKVLGE, from the coding sequence ATGTTTAAATTTATTCGTAAGGTTATACTTTATCTTTTTGTAGCTCATCTTGTATACATTGTTGTGTTAAAGTGGATTAATCCGCCGTTCACGATTACGCAAGTTCAGCAAGGTTTTGAACAAGGAAAATTTAAGCGCGATTATATTTCCTATGACGAAATGGGACGAAATATAAAATTGGCTGTAATTGGTTCTGAAGATCAAAAATTTCCTGTGCACAATGGATTTGATATGGATGGAATACAGGAAGCGATTGAAAAGAATAAAGAAGGTAAAAAACTTCGTGGAGGTTCTACGATTTCTCAACAAGTCGCGAAAAATGTGTTTTTGTGGCAAGGTCGTTCTTGGTTGAGAAAAGGATTAGAAGTTTATTTTACGTTTATGATCGAAAAAATTTGGGGCAAACAACGTATTTTAGAAATGTATCTGAATACTTCTGAAATGGGAATTGGTGTTTTTGGTGTTGAAGCTGCTTCTGAATATTATTTCAATAAACCAGCTAAAGATTTAACCAAAAATGAAGCGGCTCGTATTGCAGCAGCTTTGCCATTGCCACGAAAATATAATGTGAATCCGCCTTCGTCTTTTATCAGTAGACGCGCCAGTCATATCGAGCGACAAATGCGAAATATACAAGGAAGCGCTGATTTGGAAAAGGTTTTAGGAGAATAA
- the xpt gene encoding xanthine phosphoribosyltransferase codes for MELLKERILKDGKSFDGGILKVDSFINHQMDPVLMKAIASEFVQRFSDLNINKIITIEASGIAPAIMVGLELNLPVVFVKKAKPKTMADFYASQVYSFTKDRTYDVCVSSQFLNENDNVIFIDDFLANGNAALGVEDLIKQSGANLLGMGFIIEKSFQEGRDRLLNENIRVESLVRLKSLGDNSIIFEE; via the coding sequence ATGGAACTTTTAAAAGAAAGAATTCTGAAGGATGGAAAAAGTTTCGATGGTGGCATTCTAAAAGTTGATAGTTTTATCAACCACCAAATGGACCCTGTTCTGATGAAAGCAATAGCGTCGGAATTTGTCCAGCGATTTTCGGATTTAAACATTAATAAAATCATTACAATCGAAGCGAGCGGAATTGCACCAGCGATTATGGTTGGATTAGAATTGAATTTGCCTGTTGTTTTTGTGAAAAAAGCTAAACCTAAAACAATGGCAGATTTTTATGCGTCGCAAGTATATTCATTCACGAAAGACCGAACGTACGATGTTTGCGTAAGTAGCCAATTTCTGAATGAAAATGATAATGTTATTTTTATTGATGATTTTTTAGCGAACGGAAATGCAGCGTTGGGTGTTGAAGATTTGATAAAACAATCTGGCGCAAACCTTTTGGGAATGGGCTTTATAATTGAGAAATCATTTCAAGAAGGTCGTGATCGTTTACTGAATGAAAACATCAGAGTTGAATCATTAGTAAGATTAAAATCTTTAGGAGACAACTCGATTATTTTTGAAGAATAA
- the guaA gene encoding glutamine-hydrolyzing GMP synthase — MTQGIIILDFGSQYNQLIARRIREFGVYTEIIPYNTSIEEIKKHNPKGIILSGGPSSVFGDEAALVDKELFEMGVPVLGICYGMQLISHLLGGEVKKGEKGEYGKSELTVLAQNSLFAGVPEQSTVWMSHFDEVMTAPTGFTISGKSNIDIAAIANEDKKIFAVQFHPEVTHSEYGSTMLENFVFNICQAEKNWVLKDFIETEIARIKEVVGDKKVILGLSGGVDSSVAAVLIHRAIGDQLTCIFVDTGLLRKDEGKKVMENYGKHFNMNIKMVDASERFLTNLKGIDEPEAKRKSIGKDFVAVFDEESNKFEDAAFLAQGTIYPDVIESQSVKGPSATIKSHHNVGGLPEDMKLQLLEPLRELFKDEVRKVGVELGIPRELVYRHPFPGPGLGIRVLGEVDEEKVRILQEADQIFIDELYAHNLYDEVSQAFVVLLPVKSVGVMGDERTYEYTAVVRSANTIDFMTATWSKLPYEFLELVSNRIINEVKGINRVAYDISSKPPATIEWE; from the coding sequence ATGACGCAAGGAATTATTATTTTAGATTTTGGCTCGCAATACAATCAATTAATCGCGCGCCGAATTCGAGAATTTGGAGTTTACACAGAAATTATTCCCTACAACACTTCGATCGAAGAAATCAAAAAACACAATCCAAAAGGAATTATTTTATCAGGAGGACCTTCTTCAGTTTTTGGAGATGAAGCCGCTTTGGTAGATAAAGAATTATTCGAAATGGGCGTTCCTGTTTTAGGAATTTGCTACGGAATGCAATTGATTTCGCACTTATTAGGCGGAGAAGTTAAGAAAGGTGAAAAAGGTGAATATGGAAAATCTGAATTAACAGTTTTAGCTCAAAACAGTTTATTTGCAGGTGTTCCAGAACAATCTACAGTTTGGATGAGCCATTTCGACGAAGTAATGACAGCGCCAACTGGATTTACAATTTCAGGAAAATCAAACATAGATATTGCGGCAATCGCAAATGAAGATAAAAAGATTTTTGCAGTACAATTTCACCCAGAAGTAACGCATTCAGAATATGGTTCAACAATGTTAGAAAACTTTGTTTTCAATATTTGTCAGGCTGAAAAGAATTGGGTTTTAAAAGATTTTATCGAAACAGAAATTGCTCGTATAAAAGAAGTAGTTGGTGATAAAAAAGTAATTTTAGGACTTTCTGGAGGTGTTGATTCTTCTGTTGCTGCGGTTTTGATTCATCGTGCAATTGGCGATCAATTAACATGTATTTTTGTTGATACTGGTTTATTGAGAAAAGATGAAGGAAAAAAAGTAATGGAAAATTACGGAAAACACTTCAACATGAACATTAAAATGGTAGATGCTTCAGAACGTTTCTTAACAAACTTGAAAGGTATTGACGAACCAGAAGCAAAACGTAAATCAATTGGTAAAGATTTCGTGGCTGTTTTTGATGAAGAATCAAATAAATTTGAAGATGCAGCATTCTTAGCGCAAGGAACTATTTATCCTGATGTAATCGAATCGCAATCTGTAAAAGGACCTTCTGCAACTATCAAATCTCACCACAATGTTGGTGGATTACCAGAAGATATGAAACTTCAATTATTAGAACCATTACGCGAATTATTCAAAGATGAAGTACGTAAAGTTGGAGTAGAATTAGGAATTCCTCGTGAATTAGTTTACCGTCATCCTTTCCCAGGACCAGGTTTAGGAATTCGTGTTTTAGGAGAAGTTGACGAAGAAAAAGTACGTATTTTACAAGAAGCAGATCAAATTTTTATCGACGAGCTTTATGCACATAATTTATACGACGAAGTTTCTCAAGCTTTCGTGGTGTTATTACCTGTAAAATCTGTTGGAGTAATGGGAGACGAGCGTACATACGAATATACGGCGGTTGTTCGTTCAGCAAATACGATCGATTTTATGACAGCAACTTGGTCTAAATTACCTTACGAATTCTTAGAATTAGTTTCGAACAGAATTATCAATGAGGTAAAAGGAATTAACCGTGTAGCCTACGATATCAGCTCAAAACCACCAGCAACAATCGAGTGGGAATAA
- a CDS encoding glycerophosphodiester phosphodiesterase: MKKFIFTALTTFMLTNMANAQKIIAHRGYWDTENNAKNSIKSLKSAQEIGAYGSEFDVLISADDVLMVNHDDNFQGHAIEMTNSSLLKTLKLANNENMPTLEEYFEQGKKNKKVKLIFELKPHSSKENENRAVKKAIEIIKKHKVEKQVEIISFSQNICDEFKKLAPKFHVSYLNGDLSPKDVKARNWNGIDYNYKVFQKNPTWVKEAKDLGLLVNVWTVNDPKVMQEMIDLKVDYITTDKPLILKEILTK, translated from the coding sequence ATGAAAAAATTTATATTTACTGCCTTAACAACTTTTATGCTTACGAATATGGCAAATGCTCAAAAAATTATTGCTCATCGCGGTTATTGGGACACCGAGAATAATGCAAAAAATTCGATCAAATCTTTAAAATCTGCACAAGAAATTGGTGCTTATGGTTCTGAATTTGACGTATTAATTAGCGCTGATGATGTTTTGATGGTAAATCATGATGATAATTTTCAAGGTCATGCAATCGAAATGACTAATTCTTCTCTTTTAAAAACGTTGAAATTGGCTAACAACGAAAACATGCCAACTTTAGAAGAATATTTTGAACAAGGAAAAAAGAATAAGAAAGTTAAATTAATTTTCGAATTAAAACCTCATTCATCAAAAGAAAACGAAAATCGTGCAGTAAAAAAAGCAATTGAAATCATCAAAAAACATAAAGTAGAAAAACAAGTTGAAATCATTTCATTTAGTCAAAATATTTGTGATGAATTCAAGAAATTAGCACCTAAATTTCACGTTTCTTATTTGAATGGCGATTTGTCTCCAAAAGATGTAAAAGCGAGAAATTGGAACGGAATTGACTATAATTATAAAGTATTTCAGAAAAATCCGACTTGGGTAAAAGAAGCGAAAGATTTGGGTTTATTGGTGAATGTTTGGACGGTTAACGACCCAAAAGTGATGCAAGAAATGATTGATCTAAAAGTGGATTACATTACAACCGACAAACCTTTGATTTTAAAAGAAATTTTGACTAAATAA
- a CDS encoding N-acetyltransferase — MPQLNSLEIYSFTTLNQIHKDYIFKIWNNEYPINLAFESLQDTENYLNSLIEAKHFFAVDENNQMRAWAVIFERDYEKWFALIVDSELHQIGLGRKILNRLKTFSTELNGWVIDHEKDTKANGEPYRSPLAFYMKNDFNLLPETRLELEKISAVKINWRE, encoded by the coding sequence ATGCCTCAACTTAACTCATTAGAAATCTATTCATTTACAACGTTAAACCAAATTCATAAAGACTATATTTTTAAAATTTGGAACAATGAATATCCTATTAATCTAGCTTTTGAAAGTTTACAAGATACCGAAAATTATTTGAATAGTTTGATTGAAGCTAAACATTTTTTTGCTGTAGATGAAAACAATCAAATGCGAGCTTGGGCGGTGATTTTCGAAAGAGATTATGAGAAATGGTTTGCATTAATTGTAGATAGCGAATTGCATCAAATTGGTTTGGGACGTAAAATTCTTAATCGATTAAAAACATTTTCGACAGAACTAAATGGTTGGGTAATCGATCATGAAAAAGATACAAAAGCGAATGGAGAGCCTTATCGTTCTCCGTTAGCTTTTTATATGAAAAATGACTTCAATTTACTTCCTGAAACTCGTTTGGAATTAGAGAAAATTTCTGCAGTTAAAATTAATTGGAGAGAGTAA